The sequence TTCCCCAGAACTGAATTTTGCTACCTTCACGATCTGAAATATCGAAACACGCTAATCCACGATCATTTTTTAAAGGTCTCAATCGTAAACCCTTCGCCTTGAGGGCATCGTGAACGGCTTTTACGTTCTCGACGTGGAAGACGACCTTTTGTTTTTCACTGTTTGGTTTACTTGCGCTATGCAGGCAAAGTTTACACTGCCCGGTATTAAAGCGGAAAAATCGGTGCGCCGGAAACGGCTGCTCTTCATCAGGGTGTAATCCGACGACATCCTTGTAAAATTCGGTAACAGTCCGCATATT comes from Candidatus Poribacteria bacterium and encodes:
- a CDS encoding VOC family protein, translated to MNIGSIIRFVKNMRTVTEFYKDVVGLHPDEEQPFPAHRFFRFNTGQCKLCLHSASKPNSEKQKVVFHVENVKAVHDALKAKGLRLRPLKNDRGLACFDISDREGSKIQFWGNY